In Turicibacter sanguinis, a genomic segment contains:
- a CDS encoding NAD(+) synthase → MIKNGFIKVGTSSPRVSVGNPIANVEVMLKALEVAKQKQLGILVFPELSVSGYTCGDLLLQTYLLQDVNRAIELLLEKNPFDGIVVVGAPISIHRNLYNCAVVIQKNEILGIIPKYYLPNDSEFYEGRWFTRGHEIVRHFDEINYLNRTVPFGDLIFENELHNVSFAVEICLDLWVASSPSSRLALNGADIILNLSTSNELFQKSRYRRDLVRVQSSKLVSGYVYCSSGVYESTTDGVFSGHSIISQIGEILTESELFSRDELNMTIADIDVSRIQFNRRRSTPFRQSGEDNMAYVQRVPFTLVVNDEYTFEKPLDETPFVPKVEEKESFEEIMNIQVAGLAKRMIHTKAQTLLIGVSGGLDSTLALLLAAKTFDLINLPRKNIIAYTIRGFGTSNRTNTNANNLMKTLGVTHHDIDLRESVLSHFKTIGHDPNQVDITYENAQARERTNILMNLANKMNGLVLGTGNMSELALGWCTYNGDHMSMYAINAGVPKTLVKFMVKQFMLLESATLTNNAEDAELLQYTLADILDTPISPELLNTEQNTEEIIGKYEIHDFILYHMLNNGDTEDRIFDLMKIAFKDDFDEEKLLEYLQIFYRRFYSQQFKRSALPDGPKVLDISLSPRTDWRMPSDAEYRRRLS, encoded by the coding sequence ATGATTAAAAATGGATTTATAAAAGTTGGAACTTCTTCTCCACGTGTATCAGTTGGAAATCCAATAGCCAATGTTGAAGTGATGCTAAAAGCTTTAGAAGTCGCAAAACAAAAACAATTAGGAATTTTAGTTTTCCCGGAATTATCTGTTTCTGGTTATACGTGTGGAGACTTATTATTACAGACTTACTTATTACAAGATGTTAATCGTGCGATTGAACTCTTGCTTGAAAAAAATCCATTTGATGGGATTGTCGTGGTAGGAGCTCCAATTTCAATTCATCGTAATTTATATAACTGTGCTGTCGTGATTCAGAAGAATGAAATTTTAGGAATTATTCCAAAGTATTATTTACCAAATGATAGTGAATTTTATGAAGGTCGTTGGTTTACACGTGGCCATGAAATCGTTCGTCATTTTGATGAAATTAACTACCTAAATCGTACGGTACCATTTGGGGATTTAATTTTTGAAAATGAATTGCACAATGTTTCGTTTGCCGTTGAGATTTGTTTGGATTTATGGGTTGCTTCTTCTCCAAGTTCTCGATTAGCTTTAAATGGAGCAGATATCATTTTAAATCTTTCAACAAGTAATGAATTATTCCAAAAAAGTCGTTATCGTCGAGACTTAGTGAGAGTCCAAAGTTCTAAACTTGTGTCTGGTTATGTGTATTGTTCATCAGGTGTTTATGAATCAACAACCGATGGCGTGTTTTCAGGACATAGCATCATTTCTCAAATTGGAGAAATTTTGACAGAATCTGAATTATTCTCACGTGATGAACTTAATATGACGATTGCAGACATTGATGTTTCAAGAATTCAATTTAACCGTCGTCGTTCAACCCCATTTAGACAAAGTGGAGAAGATAATATGGCCTATGTTCAACGTGTTCCTTTTACATTAGTGGTAAATGATGAATATACGTTTGAAAAGCCATTAGATGAGACCCCATTTGTTCCTAAAGTGGAAGAAAAAGAATCGTTTGAAGAAATTATGAATATTCAAGTGGCAGGACTCGCTAAACGTATGATTCATACAAAAGCCCAAACGTTATTGATTGGGGTTTCAGGTGGTCTTGATTCAACCTTAGCGCTACTATTAGCGGCTAAAACGTTTGATTTAATTAACTTACCTCGAAAAAATATTATTGCATACACAATTCGTGGTTTTGGAACCTCAAATCGTACGAATACAAATGCAAATAATTTGATGAAAACGCTCGGAGTGACGCATCATGATATTGATTTAAGAGAATCTGTCTTATCTCATTTTAAAACGATTGGGCATGATCCAAATCAAGTCGATATTACGTATGAAAATGCTCAAGCAAGGGAACGTACGAATATTTTAATGAATTTAGCAAATAAAATGAACGGATTAGTATTAGGAACGGGTAATATGTCTGAATTAGCACTTGGTTGGTGCACGTATAATGGCGATCACATGTCGATGTATGCTATTAATGCGGGTGTTCCAAAAACATTAGTCAAGTTCATGGTGAAACAGTTTATGTTACTTGAAAGTGCTACGTTAACAAACAATGCTGAAGATGCAGAGTTATTACAATATACATTAGCAGATATTTTAGATACACCCATTTCACCAGAGTTATTAAATACGGAGCAAAATACCGAAGAAATTATTGGAAAATATGAAATTCACGATTTTATTTTATACCATATGTTAAACAATGGAGATACAGAGGATCGTATTTTTGATTTAATGAAAATCGCGTTTAAAGATGATTTTGATGAGGAAAAATTATTAGAATATCTACAAATTTTCTATCGTCGTTTCTACTCTCAACAATTTAAACGTTCAGCCTTACCAGATGGACCAAAAGTTTTAGATATTTCATTATCGCCACGTACTGATTGGCGTATGCCATCAGATGCGGAGTATCGCCGTCGTTTATCATAA
- the nadD gene encoding nicotinate (nicotinamide) nucleotide adenylyltransferase yields the protein MLVVFGGSFNPPTIAHYNIAKHILKNLDCRHFFFLPVGDQYPKKELIEAKFRVDMLKLLCAKLERTSVSTLEVEADHVLTSFETLSLFRQQYPNDDIGFVIGADNLKDLPNWVQADELIRYFKIIVFRRDDIDVDDLIQTLFKEQIERFIVLDSFGEMDVSSTQYRQDVKNDKLVLQEVDAYVHAHHLYGRGESK from the coding sequence ATGTTAGTTGTTTTTGGAGGTTCATTTAATCCCCCTACGATTGCTCATTATAATATTGCTAAACATATTTTGAAAAATCTTGATTGTCGACACTTTTTCTTTTTACCCGTAGGGGATCAATATCCTAAAAAAGAATTGATTGAGGCGAAGTTTCGTGTCGACATGTTAAAGCTTCTTTGTGCGAAGTTAGAACGAACTTCTGTTAGCACACTAGAAGTAGAGGCGGATCATGTCTTAACAAGTTTTGAAACGTTAAGCCTTTTTCGACAACAATATCCGAATGATGACATTGGATTTGTCATTGGAGCAGATAACCTAAAAGATTTGCCCAATTGGGTGCAAGCAGACGAATTAATTCGTTATTTTAAAATCATTGTCTTTCGTCGGGACGATATTGACGTGGATGATTTGATTCAAACCTTATTTAAGGAGCAAATCGAACGTTTTATTGTTTTAGATTCATTTGGTGAGATGGATGTTTCTTCCACACAATATCGTCAAGATGTCAAGAACGATAAACTAGTTTTACAAGAGGTTGATGCATATGTACATGCGCATCATTTATATGGACGAGGTGAATCAAAATGA
- the mtnN gene encoding 5'-methylthioadenosine/S-adenosylhomocysteine nucleosidase, whose amino-acid sequence MTIAIIGAMEEEVTILREAMEVEEVKTIAHVEFTKGLLNGTSVVLLRSGIGKVNVAIATTLLFEHFDIEAVINTGSAGGLHPEANIGDVVISDGAIYHDVDVTGFNYAYGQVPGMPAIFTPDATLVEKAKTVLEKSNKTYWMGQIGTGDSFINRPDQMELIKKNCPNVVAIEMEATAVAQVCHQYQKPFIILRALSDIAGKESHISFNEFIEVAAKESSEMVTELVSLI is encoded by the coding sequence ATGACAATTGCAATTATCGGCGCAATGGAAGAAGAAGTAACGATTTTACGTGAGGCAATGGAGGTAGAAGAAGTTAAAACCATTGCACATGTTGAGTTTACAAAAGGTTTATTAAATGGAACATCAGTTGTGTTATTAAGAAGTGGAATTGGGAAAGTTAATGTTGCGATTGCCACTACTTTATTATTTGAACATTTTGATATTGAGGCTGTTATTAATACAGGATCAGCTGGAGGATTACATCCTGAGGCTAATATTGGAGATGTCGTGATTTCTGATGGAGCTATTTATCATGATGTTGATGTGACAGGATTTAATTATGCGTATGGACAAGTTCCGGGGATGCCAGCCATTTTTACGCCAGATGCGACATTGGTCGAAAAAGCGAAAACAGTGTTAGAAAAGTCGAATAAAACTTACTGGATGGGGCAAATTGGAACAGGAGATTCATTCATTAATCGACCAGATCAAATGGAATTAATTAAGAAAAATTGTCCAAATGTTGTAGCAATTGAAATGGAGGCAACTGCGGTTGCTCAAGTTTGTCATCAATACCAAAAACCATTTATTATTTTACGTGCTCTTTCAGATATTGCAGGAAAAGAATCACATATTTCATTTAATGAATTTATTGAAGTTGCAGCAAAAGAGTCATCAGAAATGGTTACTGAATTAGTTTCTTTAATCTAA
- the greA gene encoding transcription elongation factor GreA: MKEKQQHLTLEGIKKFQDELDHLQQVRMEEIKVKLQEARAQGDLSENAEYDAAREEQAMVYERIQELQYILKNAVVIESDENSEVITIGSTVSYQEEETDEQMTYKIVGSAEANPFEAKISNESPIAQALMGKRVGDVAMVSTPKGIVTVVILDVQ; encoded by the coding sequence ATGAAAGAAAAACAACAACATTTAACCCTTGAGGGGATTAAAAAGTTTCAAGATGAATTAGATCACTTACAACAAGTGCGCATGGAAGAAATTAAAGTTAAGTTACAAGAAGCACGCGCACAAGGTGACCTTTCGGAAAATGCTGAGTACGATGCAGCTCGTGAAGAACAAGCCATGGTTTATGAGCGTATTCAAGAATTACAATACATTTTAAAAAATGCGGTTGTCATTGAATCAGATGAAAATAGTGAAGTCATTACGATTGGTTCAACAGTTTCATATCAAGAAGAAGAAACTGATGAGCAAATGACATATAAAATCGTTGGTAGTGCAGAGGCAAACCCATTTGAAGCTAAAATTTCTAATGAATCACCAATTGCACAGGCATTAATGGGGAAACGTGTTGGAGACGTTGCAATGGTTTCAACTCCAAAAGGAATCGTCACAGTCGTTATTCTTGACGTTCAGTAA
- the udk gene encoding uridine kinase: MNKPLIIGVAGGTASGKTSVSTILYDAFADRTITLLRQDDYYNDQSHMTLEERVKTNYDHPLSMDNELLVKHLKKLMLGYSIEKPIYDYTQHTRSELTEKIEPTKIIIVEGLFVLEDVQIRDLLDIKVFVEADDDIRFIRRLLRDTTERGRTIESVISQYTESVKPMHQQFIEPTKKYADIIVPDGKTNTVAIDLLITKINSILNA; encoded by the coding sequence ATGAATAAACCATTAATTATCGGTGTAGCTGGTGGAACGGCATCAGGAAAAACAAGTGTTTCAACGATTTTATATGATGCATTTGCAGACCGTACCATTACTTTACTAAGACAAGACGATTACTATAATGATCAAAGTCATATGACATTAGAAGAGCGTGTGAAAACAAACTATGATCATCCATTATCAATGGACAATGAGTTATTAGTTAAACACTTAAAAAAATTAATGTTAGGTTATTCAATTGAAAAGCCAATTTATGATTACACTCAACATACACGTAGTGAGTTAACTGAAAAAATTGAACCAACTAAAATTATTATTGTGGAAGGTTTATTTGTTTTAGAAGATGTTCAAATTCGTGATTTATTAGACATTAAAGTGTTTGTTGAAGCAGATGATGATATTCGCTTTATTCGTCGTTTATTACGTGATACAACAGAACGTGGACGTACCATTGAATCCGTGATTTCACAATATACAGAGTCAGTAAAGCCAATGCATCAACAATTCATTGAGCCGACTAAAAAATATGCGGATATCATTGTTCCAGATGGGAAAACAAATACCGTTGCCATTGATTTACTAATCACTAAAATAAATAGTATATTAAATGCCTAA
- a CDS encoding peptidase U32 family protein → MARTPVSAIVDGKRVIVKKPELLAPAGSLEKLKIAVMYGADAVFIGGREFGLRSNAQNFSLEEIKEGVEFANQYGSKIYITTNIIAHNENMVGLEDYLTALGEIGVAGIIVADPLIIETCKRVAPNVEVHLSTQQSTMNYMAIKFWEQEGLHRVVLARETTKEEIKEIMDKTDVEIEAFVHGAMCIAYSGRCTLSNHMTARDSNRGGCCQSCRWEYDLVKEQENETTRLFKEDDIKFAMSPKDLNLLKSIPEMIELGIDSLKIEGRMKSIHYIATVVSTYRKLIDLYCEDPDNFVFNEALLVELSKCANRETAPAFFEGIPSHEEQMFNNRDEHPTQEFIGLVLDYNEETNEVTLQQRNHFRVGERVEFFGPKIDTQIMTITELFDEKGEALDVARHPKQILKFKVPFKLYPNDMMRKHVVNEK, encoded by the coding sequence ATGGCGAGAACTCCAGTATCAGCAATTGTTGATGGAAAACGTGTCATCGTTAAAAAACCAGAATTATTAGCTCCAGCCGGATCACTTGAAAAATTAAAAATTGCTGTGATGTATGGTGCAGATGCAGTTTTTATTGGTGGACGCGAATTTGGACTACGTTCAAATGCTCAAAACTTCTCTCTTGAAGAAATTAAAGAGGGAGTTGAATTTGCCAATCAATATGGTTCAAAAATCTATATTACCACGAATATTATTGCTCATAACGAGAATATGGTGGGACTTGAAGACTATTTAACTGCTTTAGGTGAAATCGGTGTAGCGGGAATCATTGTGGCGGATCCATTAATTATTGAGACATGTAAACGTGTCGCACCAAATGTTGAGGTTCATTTAAGTACACAACAATCCACGATGAATTACATGGCCATTAAGTTTTGGGAACAAGAGGGCTTACATCGTGTTGTATTAGCCCGTGAAACAACAAAAGAAGAAATTAAAGAAATCATGGATAAAACAGATGTTGAGATTGAAGCTTTTGTTCATGGTGCGATGTGTATCGCTTATTCTGGACGTTGTACCTTATCAAATCATATGACAGCACGCGATTCAAATCGTGGAGGATGTTGTCAATCTTGCCGTTGGGAATATGATTTAGTCAAAGAACAAGAAAACGAAACCACACGCTTATTCAAAGAAGATGACATTAAATTTGCGATGAGTCCAAAGGATTTAAATTTATTGAAATCAATTCCTGAAATGATTGAATTAGGAATTGATAGTTTGAAAATTGAAGGACGCATGAAATCCATTCATTACATTGCAACCGTTGTGAGCACCTATCGCAAATTAATTGACTTATATTGTGAAGATCCAGATAACTTTGTCTTCAATGAAGCCTTATTAGTCGAATTATCAAAATGTGCTAACCGTGAAACAGCGCCAGCATTCTTTGAAGGGATTCCATCTCATGAAGAACAAATGTTTAATAATCGTGATGAGCATCCAACTCAAGAGTTTATCGGACTTGTTTTAGATTATAATGAAGAAACCAATGAAGTGACATTACAACAACGAAATCATTTCCGTGTGGGAGAGCGCGTCGAATTCTTTGGTCCTAAAATTGACACTCAAATCATGACGATTACAGAATTATTTGATGAAAAAGGCGAGGCTTTAGACGTTGCTAGACATCCAAAGCAAATTTTAAAATTTAAAGTACCATTTAAACTATATCCAAATGATATGATGCGCAAGCATGTGGTGAATGAGAAATAA
- a CDS encoding peptidase U32 family protein, with product MKKPELIVTPHDIHEIKDLIEAGADAFIIGEEKFGLRLAGEFKLNDLREAVELIKQYNKKVYVAINALMPNSLLDDLKTYIQEIKSLPIDALRFSDPGAYMIAKEVAPQMSLHWSSETLGTNYFTVNYWYDRGVERTVLAPEMMKESVIETKTFAKGEIEILVHGAICMFHSRRNLVGNYLKFQGQVVEKVQTREEGLQLFDPERKLYYPIFEDQQGTHIFNGSDVCMIDDLAEFIEVGVDSFRIDGVLKSSEYLLNVTKAYRLAIDMCIENREKYNQIGRALYKKLEEIQPNNRQLDRGFFYKPSIYKHK from the coding sequence ATGAAAAAACCAGAATTGATTGTAACACCTCATGATATCCATGAGATTAAAGATTTAATTGAGGCAGGTGCAGACGCGTTTATCATTGGTGAAGAAAAATTTGGATTACGTTTAGCTGGTGAATTCAAATTAAATGATTTACGTGAAGCCGTTGAGTTAATTAAGCAATATAATAAAAAAGTATATGTTGCTATCAATGCTTTAATGCCAAATAGCTTGTTAGATGATTTGAAAACATATATTCAAGAAATAAAATCATTACCGATTGATGCGCTTCGCTTTTCAGATCCAGGGGCTTACATGATTGCTAAAGAAGTAGCGCCTCAGATGAGCCTTCATTGGAGTAGTGAAACATTAGGAACCAATTACTTCACAGTAAATTATTGGTATGATCGTGGGGTAGAACGTACGGTTTTAGCACCTGAAATGATGAAAGAATCTGTTATTGAGACAAAAACATTCGCTAAAGGTGAGATTGAGATTTTAGTTCATGGTGCGATTTGTATGTTCCATTCTCGACGCAATTTAGTGGGGAATTATTTAAAATTCCAAGGACAAGTTGTAGAAAAAGTTCAGACGCGTGAAGAAGGGCTACAATTATTTGATCCAGAGCGAAAGCTATATTATCCTATTTTTGAAGATCAACAAGGAACTCATATTTTCAATGGAAGCGATGTTTGCATGATTGATGATTTAGCTGAATTTATTGAGGTTGGTGTGGATAGTTTCCGTATCGATGGCGTATTGAAATCAAGTGAGTATTTATTAAATGTCACAAAAGCTTACCGTTTAGCCATTGACATGTGTATTGAAAATCGTGAGAAATACAATCAAATAGGGCGTGCCTTATACAAAAAATTAGAAGAAATTCAACCGAATAATCGACAGTTAGATCGAGGTTTCTTCTATAAACCTTCAATTTATAAACATAAATAA
- a CDS encoding O-methyltransferase, with translation MNEQLIELMSRFKTIQHDDLSLEMKQYAQEHDVPIIQDQGLELMLQLLRVKQPKTILEIGSAIGYSSLMMARHLPQSHVVTIERDESRYKEAVNYHARSTISDRVTLIKADALEILNEDIPNAPFDVIFIDAAKAQYQKFFEKYEPLLKEDGMIISDNLLFHGHIFDNNQKQSRNLKQLVRKINRYNDWLANHPDYDTLLLPIGDGVAISLKRKLK, from the coding sequence ATGAATGAACAATTAATAGAACTAATGAGTCGATTTAAAACAATTCAACATGATGACTTATCATTAGAAATGAAACAATATGCACAGGAGCATGATGTTCCGATCATTCAAGATCAGGGTCTTGAATTAATGTTACAATTACTACGAGTTAAGCAGCCTAAAACTATTTTAGAAATAGGTTCTGCTATCGGTTATTCCTCTTTAATGATGGCGCGCCATTTACCACAGAGTCATGTTGTGACGATTGAACGTGATGAATCCCGTTATAAAGAGGCTGTTAATTATCACGCACGTAGTACCATCTCAGATCGAGTGACATTAATTAAAGCAGATGCATTAGAAATTTTGAATGAAGACATTCCTAATGCTCCATTTGATGTTATTTTTATTGATGCAGCTAAAGCTCAATATCAGAAGTTCTTTGAAAAATATGAACCTTTATTAAAAGAAGATGGAATGATTATTAGCGATAATTTATTATTCCATGGTCATATTTTTGATAATAATCAAAAACAAAGCCGTAATTTAAAACAGTTAGTTCGAAAAATTAACCGTTATAATGATTGGTTAGCCAATCATCCAGATTATGACACCCTGTTATTACCAATTGGTGATGGCGTAGCAATTAGTTTGAAAAGAAAGCTAAAGTAG
- the mltG gene encoding endolytic transglycosylase MltG, protein MRKVILGIVITLIVALAGILGYLGILYVKTQEPVNPSDETVMNYTLQPGTSTKGVNRELAELGLIEHPEMANLIVKLNDWSHIQAGEYELSPSMTLEQMYQKFESGDVVEANTTKVVIPEGYDLEYIAASLSLIVDLSAEDILNEWKNIDYLKQLVNEYWFLTDDILKEGIRYPLEGYFYPATYSFLDQVYTLDEVTHLILDVTAKKLEPVKSWFDEASLNIHQVFSLASVIEGETQNVEEMPIVAGVFFNRINSGMYLQSDMTVLYALDEHNERVTEAMTKVQSPYNTYVTPGIPIGPVSSPSIEAIKAVLHPDENNYYYFIADMYGCVDGKTHFFETYEEHMKFYRNYLLPSYEAGTNVCQ, encoded by the coding sequence ATGAGGAAGGTTATCCTAGGGATCGTTATAACACTTATTGTCGCATTAGCTGGGATTTTGGGGTATTTAGGAATCCTTTATGTCAAAACCCAAGAGCCGGTGAATCCGAGTGATGAAACAGTGATGAATTATACCCTTCAACCTGGAACATCAACAAAGGGTGTGAATCGCGAGTTAGCAGAACTTGGATTGATTGAGCATCCCGAGATGGCAAATTTGATTGTTAAATTAAATGATTGGTCGCATATTCAAGCAGGAGAGTATGAGTTATCCCCTTCCATGACACTAGAGCAAATGTATCAAAAATTTGAAAGTGGAGATGTTGTCGAAGCGAATACCACAAAAGTGGTGATTCCAGAAGGTTATGATTTAGAATATATAGCAGCTAGCTTATCTTTAATTGTTGATTTAAGTGCTGAAGATATTTTAAATGAGTGGAAAAATATTGATTATTTGAAACAATTAGTGAATGAATATTGGTTTTTGACCGATGATATTTTAAAAGAAGGGATTCGATATCCGTTAGAAGGCTATTTTTATCCAGCTACTTATTCATTTTTAGATCAAGTGTATACGCTTGATGAAGTCACACACTTAATCCTAGATGTGACAGCAAAGAAATTAGAACCGGTGAAGTCTTGGTTTGATGAAGCATCGCTTAATATTCATCAAGTCTTTTCGCTAGCGTCAGTCATTGAAGGAGAAACTCAAAATGTAGAAGAAATGCCAATAGTAGCTGGTGTTTTCTTTAATCGTATTAACTCAGGTATGTATTTACAAAGTGATATGACGGTACTTTATGCCTTAGATGAACATAATGAGCGTGTAACGGAAGCGATGACAAAAGTACAATCCCCTTATAATACATATGTGACACCAGGCATTCCAATTGGACCTGTTAGTAGCCCGTCAATTGAGGCTATTAAAGCCGTGTTACATCCTGATGAAAATAACTATTATTATTTTATAGCTGACATGTATGGATGTGTAGATGGTAAAACTCATTTCTTTGAAACATATGAAGAACATATGAAATTTTATCGAAACTATTTACTTCCTTCATATGAAGCGGGCACAAATGTATGTCAGTAA
- a CDS encoding DUF1292 domain-containing protein — MLDENQLTVIDENGNELLCEILFTFDSDDYNKSYVVYYPAGAENEDEEGNVDLHVSAYIPGENNEGGELLPVETDAEWDMIEEVINTFLAEEDEDAE; from the coding sequence ATGTTAGATGAAAATCAATTAACAGTAATCGATGAAAATGGAAATGAATTATTATGTGAAATTTTATTTACATTTGATTCAGATGATTATAACAAATCATATGTTGTCTACTACCCAGCAGGAGCAGAAAATGAAGATGAAGAAGGAAATGTAGATTTACATGTTTCAGCTTACATCCCTGGTGAAAACAACGAGGGTGGAGAATTATTACCAGTTGAAACAGATGCTGAGTGGGATATGATTGAAGAAGTGATTAATACATTCTTAGCTGAAGAAGATGAGGATGCAGAATAA
- the ruvX gene encoding Holliday junction resolvase RuvX codes for MKILGLDLGTRTCGIAISDALGMMAHGVETFRFEENHYKKAIQHVQELVKTHKISKIVLGLPKNMNGSIGERGQVTQEFAKKLEEATNVTVILWDERLTTMQVERVLIQADVSRNKRKKVVDKMAATIILQSYLDSNQARSFV; via the coding sequence GTGAAAATTTTAGGATTAGATTTAGGAACTCGCACGTGTGGAATCGCCATTAGTGATGCCCTTGGAATGATGGCCCATGGTGTTGAGACTTTCCGATTTGAGGAAAATCATTATAAAAAAGCAATTCAACACGTTCAAGAATTAGTAAAAACTCATAAAATTTCGAAAATCGTTTTAGGGTTACCTAAAAATATGAATGGTTCGATTGGAGAACGAGGACAAGTGACACAAGAGTTTGCTAAGAAACTTGAAGAAGCAACGAATGTCACGGTTATTCTATGGGACGAACGATTGACTACTATGCAAGTTGAACGTGTCCTCATTCAAGCTGATGTTAGTCGCAATAAGCGAAAAAAAGTGGTTGATAAAATGGCAGCAACCATTATTTTACAGAGTTATTTAGATTCAAATCAAGCACGTTCATTCGTGTAA
- a CDS encoding IreB family regulatory phosphoprotein has translation MISNQTMMLDDLLQNKLNQNQAVEIILTDVFDALKEKGYNPINQVVGYLISGDPAYISSYQGARNKIQQIERDEIIEVLLEKFVETKK, from the coding sequence ATGATCTCGAATCAAACAATGATGCTAGACGATTTACTACAAAATAAATTGAACCAAAATCAAGCGGTTGAAATTATTTTGACAGATGTATTCGATGCATTAAAAGAAAAAGGTTATAATCCGATTAACCAAGTGGTTGGATACTTAATTTCAGGAGATCCAGCTTATATTTCGAGCTATCAAGGGGCTCGAAACAAAATTCAGCAAATTGAACGTGATGAAATCATTGAAGTTTTACTTGAAAAGTTTGTAGAGACGAAAAAGTGA